A single Polyodon spathula isolate WHYD16114869_AA chromosome 6, ASM1765450v1, whole genome shotgun sequence DNA region contains:
- the LOC121316908 gene encoding uncharacterized protein LOC121316908 — MQKKMSLTTFITNVYNALTIHGIAASDTIPQSVLEIDKFWETTAYNVGGFNLSLDDIEHGILRGNAPHPSRTQPQFDSKDPRLQFSLRDRDPRVHFALVCGAKSCPAVSVYTTENLERTLSRAAESFCQQEVQVDISKKQVTMSKIFQWYMTDFASSPKELVRWVLQYLNRDQVEAASLLLSDPDLQVNFSSYNWQLNKL, encoded by the exons atgcaaaagaaaatgtcCTTAACAACCTTTATTACAAATGTTTACAATGCACTTACTATTCATGGTATAGCAGCTTCTGATACTATACCCCAGTCAGTGTTGGAAATTGACAAGTTCTGGGAGACCACGGCGTACAACGTCGGAGGTTTTAACCTGTCTTTGGATGACATTGAGCATGGCATACTCAGAG GTAATGCACCACACCCATCTAGGACTCAGCCACAGTTTGACTCCAAAGATCCTCGACTCCAGTTTTCTCTCAGGGACCGTGACCCAAGGGTTCACTTTGCACTTGTGTGTGGTGCTAAG TCCTGTCCTGCTGTTAGTGTCTATACCACTGAGAATTTAGAAAGGACATTGAGCAGAGCTGCTGAAAGCTTCTGTCAGCAGGAAGTACAGGTGGATATATCCAAAAAACAG gtCACAATGTCTAAAATCTTTCAGTGGTACATGACAGACTTTGCATCGTCCCCAAAGGAGCTAGTGAG GTGGGTTCTTCAGTATCTTAACCGTGACCAAGTGGAAGCTGcatctctgcttctcagtgacCCTGATCTGCAGGTCAATTTTTCAAGCTATAACTGGCAGCTGAACAAACTCTAG